In the Hordeum vulgare subsp. vulgare chromosome 7H, MorexV3_pseudomolecules_assembly, whole genome shotgun sequence genome, one interval contains:
- the LOC123409956 gene encoding uncharacterized protein LOC123409956, producing the protein MRDPEAPSLVRLPEHVVLEILARVPGVADLFRCAAARKRWRDLVTEPSFLRRRWPEGACHCSSLVGFLGRERRQGGEGPPGSSFVRAPWSVLGPGRPLLGSFVPGAAGLLDDRVVPLASHRGALLVRFGAEAEAEAEAESGPAVDRLAVCNLLSGACHVLPPLRCDWFFDYFGTSAHAVLTGADCCPDDGQRQALDPASFKVLVVGVSDDRRRYVLRTFSSGEPGWSAPSECFDPVERGIFGPFKRRSAVVSHGTAHWVLWDLVKFHVLDVNAANRHASLQELQTPPPAGDLALYESPHLSVAPNKAATLSSLCLSSQDPQVEIWTRQDGGKGSDEDCGGDWRRDRVVEMTPEQNQIVDRPRCMCTGDRSGTLLITDRCRCMYILHLESGAMEEVTDHLRGLRDYKTAMAVEIDWPAFFVCRLLGGKAHV; encoded by the coding sequence ATGAGGGATCCGGAAGCGCCCTCGCTGGTGAGGCTGCCGGAGCATGTCGTGCTGGAGATCCTGGCGCGCGTGCCCGGCGTCGCCGACCTCTTCCGCTGCGCGGCCGCGCGCAAGCGCTGGCGCGACCTCGTCACCGAGCCGTCCTTCCTGCGCCGCCGCTGGCCGGAGGGCGCGTGCCACTGCTCCTCCCTCGTCGGCTTCCTCGGCCGGGAGCGTCGCCAGGGCGGGGAAGGGCCGCCGGGCTCCAGCTTCGTCCGCGCGCCGTGGTCGGTCCTCGGCCCCGGTCGTCCCCTGCTTGGCTCCTTCGTCCCGGGCGCCGCTGGCCTCTTGGACGACCGCGTCGTGCCGCTCGCCTCGCACCGCGGCGCGCTCCTCGTGCGCTTCGGCgccgaggcggaggcggaggcagaGGCGGAATCGGGGCCCGCCGTCGACCGCCTGGCCGTCTGCAACCTACTCTCGGGCGCGTGCCACGTGCTCCCCCCGCTGCGCTGCGACTGGTTCTTCGACTACTTCGGCACAAGCGCCCACGCCGTCCTCACCGGCGcggactgctgccccgacgacggCCAGCGGCAAGCGCTAGACCCGGCCTCCTTCAAGGTGCTGGTCGTCGGCGTCAGCGACGACCGGCGGCGCTACGTTCTCCGCACGTTCTCCTCCGGCGAGCCGGGCTGGAGCGCGCCCAGCGAGTGCTTCGATCCGGTAGAGCGCGGCATCTTCGGGCCGTTCAAGCGGCGCAGCGCCGTCGTGAGCCACGGGACGGCGCACTGGGTCCTGTGGGACCTGGTGAAGTTCCACGTCCTCGACGTGAACGCCGCGAATCGCCACGCCTCCTTGCAGGAGCTACAGACCCCGCCGCCGGCGGGCGACCTCGCCCTGTACGAGTCGCCGCATCTGAGCGTGGCACCGAACAAGGCGGCGACGCTGTCGTCGCTTTGCCTGTCGAGCCAGGACCCCCAGGTGGAGATCTGGACGCGGCAGGACGGCGGCAAAGGGAGCGACGAGGATTGCGGCGGAGACTGGCGCCGGGATAGGGTGGTCGAGATGACGCCCGAGcagaatcagatcgtcgacaggcCAAGGTGCATGTGCACCGGAGACAGGAGCGGCACGCTGTTGATCACTGACCGGTGCCGGTGCATGTACATCTTGCATCTGGAAAGTGGCGCCATGGAGGAGGTGACGGACCACCTCCGTGGCCTCCGCGACTACAAGACCGCCATGGCCGTCGAGATAGATTGGCCGGCCTTCTTCGTCTGTCGGCTTCTTGGTGGAAAGGCACATGTTTAA